The following are encoded together in the Triticum dicoccoides isolate Atlit2015 ecotype Zavitan chromosome 6B, WEW_v2.0, whole genome shotgun sequence genome:
- the LOC119326651 gene encoding uncharacterized protein LOC119326651 isoform X2, with amino-acid sequence MSSEEAEMLPPAAVAALPLDDDNLLSEILLRLPPLPSSLPRASAVCRRWRSLASDPAFSRRFRLHHRRNPPLLGCFYGDYHQIHFEPTLEPPNRVPPRRLSLQADVGDRFWPLGSRHGLVLIFNETRLQFLVWDPVTGHQHCIAIPREFDRIKAGISGAVLRSAARDIHFKVVLAVANDDNTVLASVYSSETRVWGNLITSIPFWKFFRPKSESLAFIQMPVDRINVPCYTPMRADDGELGLLSLTFTTAQLWKRKIDCDGTAPWGVARTIELDKLLSLDSGEPTWIQGFAEDKNLVSLCAGNSNFTVQLESLEFKKPSNPRMDRYFPFESVYAAGI; translated from the exons ATGAGCTCTGAGGAGGCCGAGATGCTGCCGCCGGCGGCAGTGGCGGCGCTGCCGCTGGACGACGACAACCTgctctccgagatcctcctccgcctcccgccgctCCCGTCATCCCTCCCGCGCGCCTCCGCCGTCTGCAGGCGCTGGCGCAGCCTCGCCTCCGACCCAGCCTTCTCCCGCCGcttccgcctccaccaccgccgcaACCCTCCCCTCCTCGGTTGCTTCTACGGAGATTATCACCAGATCCACTTCGAGCCTACTCTGGAGCCCCCCAATCGCGTCCCACCCAGGCGCCTTTCCTTGCAGGCCGACGTCGGCGACCGCTTCTGGCCCCTCGGGAGCCGCCATGGTCTCGTATTGATCTTCAACGAGACGCGGCTCCAGTTCCTGGTATGGGACCCCGTCACCGGCCACCAGCACTGCATAGCCATTCCCCGGGAATTCGATCGGATCAAGGCAGGGATCAGCGGGGCGGTCCTCCGCTCTGCTGCTCGAGACATCCACTTCAAGGTTGTCTTGGCAGTGGCAAACGACGACAACACGGTGCTCGCCTCCGTTTACTCGTCAGAGACCAGGGTGTGGGGTAATCTCATCACATCGATTCCATTCTGGAAATTCTTTCGTCCCAAG AGTGAGAGCCTAGCCTTTATACAGATGCCAGTGGATAGGATTAATGTACCCTGCTACACACCGATGAGGGCAGATGACGGTGAGCTGGGTTTACTCTCCCTGACCTTCACCACCGCCCAATTATGGAAGAGGAAGATCGATTGTGATGGTACTGCACCATGGGGGGTGGCAAGAACTATTGAGCTGGACAAGCTACTTTCTCTGGATTCAGGGGAGCCTACATGGATACAAGGGTTTGCCGAGGACAAGAATTTGGTGTCCCTGTGTGCGGGTAACAGCAACTTCACGGTCCAGCTCGAGTCTTTGGAGTTCAAGAAACCTTCTAACCCCAGAATGGATCGCTATTTTCCATTTGAAAGTGTCTATGCTGCAG GTATCTAG
- the LOC119325813 gene encoding NAC domain-containing protein 67-like encodes MVMAAAERRDAEAELNLPPGFRFHPTDEELVADYLCARAAGRPAPVPIIAEVDLYRFDPWELPERALFGAREWYFFTPRDRKYPNGSRPNRAAGGGYWKATGADRPVARAGRTVGIKKALVFYHGRPAAGVKTDWIMHEYRLAGAGAKKDGSSLRLDDWVLCRLYNKKNQWEKMQRQRQEEEEVAAKAAASQSVSWGETRTPESDVDNDTFLELDSLPEFQTTNVILPKEEVQELGNDDWLMGISLHDLQGPGSLMLPWEDSYAASFLSPVTAMKMEQDVSPFFFF; translated from the coding sequence atggtgatggcggcggcggagcggcgggACGCGGAGGCGGAGCTGAACCTGCCGCCAGGGTTCCGGTTCCACCCGACGGACGAGGAGCTGGTGGCGGACTACCTCTGCGCGCGCGCCGCCGGCCGCCCCGCGCCGGTGCCCATCATCGCCGAGGTCGACCTCTACCGGTTCGACCCGTGGGAGCTCCCGGAGCGGGCGCTCTTCGGGGCGCGGGAGTGGTACTTCTTCACGCCGCGGGACCGCAAGTACCCCAACGGCTCCCGGCCCAACCGGGCCGCCGGGGGCGGGTACTGGAAGGCCACCGGCGCCGACAGGCCCGTGGCGCGCGCGGGCAGGACCGTCGGGATCAAGAAGGCGCTCGTCTTCTACCACGGCAGGCCGGCGGCGGGGGTCAAGACGGACTGGATCATGCACGAGTACcgcctcgccggcgccggcgccaagaAGGACGGCTCCTCGCTCAGGCTTGACGACTGGGTGCTCTGCCGCCTCTACAACAAGAAGAACCAGTGGGAGAAGATGCAGCGGCagcggcaggaggaggaggaggtggcggccaaGGCTGCAGCGTCGCAGTCGGTCTCCTGGGGTGAGACGCGGACGCCAGAGTCTGACGTCGACAACGATACGTTCCTAGAGCTGGACTCGCTGCCGGAGTTCCAGACGACAAACGTGATATTGCCAAAGGAGGAGGTGCAGGAGCTGGGCAACGACGACTGgctcatggggatcagcctccaCGACCTGCAGGGCCCCGGCTCCCTCATGCTGCCATGGGAGGACTCCTACGCCGCCTCGTTCCTGTCGCCGGTGACCGCGATGAAGATGGAGCAGGACGTCAGCCCATTCTTCTTCTTCTGA
- the LOC119326651 gene encoding uncharacterized protein LOC119326651 isoform X3: MSSEEAEMLPPAAVAALPLDDDNLLSEILLRLPPLPSSLPRASAVCRRWRSLASDPAFSRRFRLHHRRNPPLLGCFYGDYHQIHFEPTLEPPNRVPPRRLSLQADVGDRFWPLGSRHGLVLIFNETRLQFLVWDPVTGHQHCIAIPREFDRIKAGISGAVLRSAARDIHFKVVLAVANDDNTVLASVYSSETRVWGNLITSIPFWKFFRPKMPVDRINVPCYTPMRADDGELGLLSLTFTTAQLWKRKIDCDGTAPWGVARTIELDKLLSLDSGEPTWIQGFAEDKNLVSLCAGNSNFTVQLESLEFKKPSNPRMDRYFPFESVYAAGI, from the exons ATGAGCTCTGAGGAGGCCGAGATGCTGCCGCCGGCGGCAGTGGCGGCGCTGCCGCTGGACGACGACAACCTgctctccgagatcctcctccgcctcccgccgctCCCGTCATCCCTCCCGCGCGCCTCCGCCGTCTGCAGGCGCTGGCGCAGCCTCGCCTCCGACCCAGCCTTCTCCCGCCGcttccgcctccaccaccgccgcaACCCTCCCCTCCTCGGTTGCTTCTACGGAGATTATCACCAGATCCACTTCGAGCCTACTCTGGAGCCCCCCAATCGCGTCCCACCCAGGCGCCTTTCCTTGCAGGCCGACGTCGGCGACCGCTTCTGGCCCCTCGGGAGCCGCCATGGTCTCGTATTGATCTTCAACGAGACGCGGCTCCAGTTCCTGGTATGGGACCCCGTCACCGGCCACCAGCACTGCATAGCCATTCCCCGGGAATTCGATCGGATCAAGGCAGGGATCAGCGGGGCGGTCCTCCGCTCTGCTGCTCGAGACATCCACTTCAAGGTTGTCTTGGCAGTGGCAAACGACGACAACACGGTGCTCGCCTCCGTTTACTCGTCAGAGACCAGGGTGTGGGGTAATCTCATCACATCGATTCCATTCTGGAAATTCTTTCGTCCCAAG ATGCCAGTGGATAGGATTAATGTACCCTGCTACACACCGATGAGGGCAGATGACGGTGAGCTGGGTTTACTCTCCCTGACCTTCACCACCGCCCAATTATGGAAGAGGAAGATCGATTGTGATGGTACTGCACCATGGGGGGTGGCAAGAACTATTGAGCTGGACAAGCTACTTTCTCTGGATTCAGGGGAGCCTACATGGATACAAGGGTTTGCCGAGGACAAGAATTTGGTGTCCCTGTGTGCGGGTAACAGCAACTTCACGGTCCAGCTCGAGTCTTTGGAGTTCAAGAAACCTTCTAACCCCAGAATGGATCGCTATTTTCCATTTGAAAGTGTCTATGCTGCAG GTATCTAG
- the LOC119324586 gene encoding uncharacterized protein LOC119324586, whose protein sequence is MLPAAAVAALPLDDDNLLSEILLRLPPLPSSLPRASAVCRCWRGLASDPAFSRRFRLHHRRNPPLLGYFYGDFHQIHFEPTLEGPNRVPPGRLSLHLNSHFRLLGCRHGLVLILDETPLQLLVWNPITGHQHRLVIPMEFDPTKSLINRAVLCSAAGGIHFKVVLTVATDDYEVLACVYSSETGVWGTTTQLRKRKTDCDGAASWGVGRTIELDKLLSLDSEPYTWIQGFAEDKNLVFLCAGNSNFTVQLESLQFKKLPTPRMNCFHPFESVYAAGI, encoded by the exons ATgttgccggcggcggcggtggcggcgctgccGCTGGACGACGACAACCTgctctccgagatcctcctccgcctcccgccgctCCCGTCCTCCCTTCCCCGCGCCTCCGCCGTCTGCAGGTGCTGGCGCGGCCTCGCCTCCGACCCAGCCTTCTCCCGCCGcttccgcctccaccaccgccgcaACCCTCCCCTCCTCGGTTACTTCTACGGAGATTTCCACCAGATCCACTTCGAGCCTACTCTGGAGGGCCCCAATCGTGTTCCGCCCGGGCGCCTCTCCTTGCATTTGAACTCCCACTTCCGATTGCTCGGGTGCCGCCATGGCCTCGTATTAATCTTGGACGAGACGCCGCTCCAGCTCCTGGTGTGGAACCCCATCACCGGCCACCAGCATCGCCTAGTCATTCCCATGGAGTTCGATCCGACCAAGTCCTTGATCAACCGGGCGGTGCTCTGCTCTGCTGCCGGAGGTATCCACTTCAAGGTTGTCTTGACAGTGGCAACCGACGACTACGAGGTGCTCGCCTGCGTTTACTCGTCAGAGACCGGGGTGTGGG GAACCACAACCCAACTACGGAAGAGGAAAACCGACTGTGATGGTGCTGCATCATGGGGGGTGGGAAGAACTATTGAACTGGACAAGCTACTTTCTCTTGATTCAGAGCCGTACACATGGATTCAGGGGTTTGCTGAGGACAAGAATTTGGTGTTCCTGTGTGCCGGTAACAGCAACTTCACCGTCCAGCTCGAGTCTTTGCAGTTCAAGAAACTTCCCACACCCAGAATGAATTGCTTTCATCCATTTGAAAGTGTCTATGCTGCAG GTATCTAG
- the LOC119326651 gene encoding uncharacterized protein LOC119326651 isoform X1, with translation MSSEEAEMLPPAAVAALPLDDDNLLSEILLRLPPLPSSLPRASAVCRRWRSLASDPAFSRRFRLHHRRNPPLLGCFYGDYHQIHFEPTLEPPNRVPPRRLSLQADVGDRFWPLGSRHGLVLIFNETRLQFLVWDPVTGHQHCIAIPREFDRIKAGISGAVLRSAARDIHFKVVLAVANDDNTVLASVYSSETRVWGNLITSIPFWKFFRPKVCTQPAVLVGDSLYWILRGGSECILEFDLQSESLAFIQMPVDRINVPCYTPMRADDGELGLLSLTFTTAQLWKRKIDCDGTAPWGVARTIELDKLLSLDSGEPTWIQGFAEDKNLVSLCAGNSNFTVQLESLEFKKPSNPRMDRYFPFESVYAAGI, from the exons ATGAGCTCTGAGGAGGCCGAGATGCTGCCGCCGGCGGCAGTGGCGGCGCTGCCGCTGGACGACGACAACCTgctctccgagatcctcctccgcctcccgccgctCCCGTCATCCCTCCCGCGCGCCTCCGCCGTCTGCAGGCGCTGGCGCAGCCTCGCCTCCGACCCAGCCTTCTCCCGCCGcttccgcctccaccaccgccgcaACCCTCCCCTCCTCGGTTGCTTCTACGGAGATTATCACCAGATCCACTTCGAGCCTACTCTGGAGCCCCCCAATCGCGTCCCACCCAGGCGCCTTTCCTTGCAGGCCGACGTCGGCGACCGCTTCTGGCCCCTCGGGAGCCGCCATGGTCTCGTATTGATCTTCAACGAGACGCGGCTCCAGTTCCTGGTATGGGACCCCGTCACCGGCCACCAGCACTGCATAGCCATTCCCCGGGAATTCGATCGGATCAAGGCAGGGATCAGCGGGGCGGTCCTCCGCTCTGCTGCTCGAGACATCCACTTCAAGGTTGTCTTGGCAGTGGCAAACGACGACAACACGGTGCTCGCCTCCGTTTACTCGTCAGAGACCAGGGTGTGGGGTAATCTCATCACATCGATTCCATTCTGGAAATTCTTTCGTCCCAAGGTTTGTACGCAGCCTGCTGTACTGGTTGGGGATTCCCTTTACTGGATACTTAGAGGTGGTTCAGAATGTATCCTTGAGTTTGATTTGCAGAGTGAGAGCCTAGCCTTTATACAGATGCCAGTGGATAGGATTAATGTACCCTGCTACACACCGATGAGGGCAGATGACGGTGAGCTGGGTTTACTCTCCCTGACCTTCACCACCGCCCAATTATGGAAGAGGAAGATCGATTGTGATGGTACTGCACCATGGGGGGTGGCAAGAACTATTGAGCTGGACAAGCTACTTTCTCTGGATTCAGGGGAGCCTACATGGATACAAGGGTTTGCCGAGGACAAGAATTTGGTGTCCCTGTGTGCGGGTAACAGCAACTTCACGGTCCAGCTCGAGTCTTTGGAGTTCAAGAAACCTTCTAACCCCAGAATGGATCGCTATTTTCCATTTGAAAGTGTCTATGCTGCAG GTATCTAG